A segment of the Bacteriovorax sp. BAL6_X genome:
ATAAAGGCCACTCCTTCACGTTCCGTATGGAGTATTTATCGAATTGTAAAACCTAGTGAGATACAACGTGATAAAGTTGCAAACTTAAAGATCTCCTCTCCGGTGAAACTAACTAATGATCGATCGAAGTCTCTACAAGCAACATACCCTAGTGGAAAACAGATGGGGGAGCCTGTTGATATCAATCGATCATCTCCACAGCAAAGAAGTGCATACGCTCAATCTCAAGGTTCAAGTCGCTACGATAAAAACTATGAAGAGCAGAGCGAGCTGGAGGCCATAAAAACCACTTCATTTTCAAGTAACCAGACAATGTCTAGGCCAACACCAAGTAAAATTCTGGATAAGAATATGGCCTTTAATGTTTCGGCAGGTCTTAATATGCTTAGCGGAACATATGACAATGTTGGTGTAAGTACTGATGCTGAGCTAAGTTCACTTGGTTTTGCAGGTGAATTCGAATTATTCTTTCCAAAGTCTCAAAGTTTTCTACAAAAATTTTCACTTAAAGCAAGTGTTGGTTACTACTCTGGTAGCAACGGTATCTCTGAATCAACTTCATCTTCTATTGATTTTGGTGGGGCCGTCAATTTTCATATTTTCAATCCTCTTGCAACAAATCGCTTTATTCCTTATGTTGAGTTTGGATTTGGATTATCGATGACTTCATTAAATGAAATCCCTGAGACTGCTGGCTCTTCAACAACTGAAAGCCTTTCTGGTTCAGGAACTTATATGAATTTTGGTGGTGGAATCAAATATACACTTGATTCAGGGTTTGGTTTCTATGCAAAGGGTGACTACTTCAGTAGTTCATCAACTTTTAGTATTGAGACCGGTGGCTCGACAGTTGAAAACACGATCTCTCTAAGTGGGTTTAGAGCGATTGGTGGAGCCTATTTACGCTTTTAATTGTTCATAACAGACGCTATGTAATCTAGTAGCGTCTGTTAAAATCTTCTTCACATCGTACAAATTCATACTTTCTAACTTCAGCTTCTTGTTTCGCTGTAAATCCTTTTTGCTTAAAAGGATTGTAGCGCATTTTAAAGCGAAATTCTGCCAGAGTCTTATCTTGGATATATGGTTTCTTATGCTTATGCACAATTACTTTAGCTACATCCTGGGCCATCGTTCTAAAGGTTGTGTATTTTCCTCCAATTAGAACGTGGCAATTTTTCAAAGGCTGAAAGTATTTGTGAACTCGAGCAGTCTTGCCTAGTGCGGCCGTGGAGTCGTCTTTTACTAGGGGACGAATTCCTGCAAAACTTGAGATTATATCACTTTCTTCAATTTTGGCCTTTGGGAAGTATTGATTTAAGTTGGCGAGTAAATACTCGATCTCTTCTTGTGTTGGTTTTAAATCAAAATAGTCTTCTTCTACTTTTGCTTCTGTTGTACCAACTAGAATTTTATCGGCCTGTGGAATGACAAAGATAACGCGGCCATCGTTTGGTGTTAGAAGAATTGCACTCTTAATTTTTAAGCGCTCTTTTGAGATCCAAATATGACTACCACGTGATGGTAATAGTTGTGGATGCCAGCGGATTTGTTTGGCTTTTGCGAGTACTTTATCTGTAAAAGGACCTGTCGCAAAAATGATGTCATTACAGTAGACTTCTTTTTTTATCCCTTCTATTTCATCATTTAGAACAACCCTAATTCTTCCATCTGTTTGGAATTCATAATCCTCTAGGGCCACATGATTTAGTGCATGACATTTAGGATTAAAGGCAGCGTCTCTTAGGACTTCAATGGTTAATCGTCCATCGTGCACAACTGCATCATGATAAACACCGCTTCCTTTTAAATCATCTTCTTTTAAATCTGCATTTGTTTCAATTGTTTCGATTTTACTCTTCATTTCATAAGGAGAGTTTTGAAAACTTGAAAGTAGGTCATACAAGAAAAGGCCAATTCTAATCATCCATTTTGGGCGAATTGAATCAGAGTAGATCGGTAGATAGAACTTCTCTTCAAAGCATAGATGAGGAGCAAGTCTTAACCATAGGTTCTTCTCATGCAAGGCCTCCCATACTAAGGGAAAATCAAAGTTTTCAAGGTAGCGGATTCCTCCGTGAAGCATCTTTGAACTTTTAGAGCTTGTTTGAGAGGCGAAATCCTTCTTGTCTACAAGAAGGGTATCAATATCATGTAGACTTAGGTCTCGGAAAACTCCGGCCCCTACAATGCCACCTCCAATAATAATGGTGCTATAAAAATCTTTTGTATCGCTTAAATTGCTAATCATAATTGTCTATTTTCTATGCCTTGTTTTCTTCTAAAACGACATAGTCCCCATGGGCCATGATAATAATATCATTAGACGCTGAGTCTCTATTGTGATGATTTACTGTAAAATGGATTGAAATAATAGCATTGGCACCTTTTTTAAAAGCACTCTCTTTAATTAGATCAGAGAAGTATTCAATTAGGTTAATTGATTTAATATCATTAAATTCGTTACCATCAATGACTTCATTTATTTGCATCGGTCCCAAGCTGTGAGTGATCAGGTAGCCTGGGATAAAGTGTGAAGAGCTAAGTAGAATATCTTCTTGATTAAAGTCTTTATCATTTCTAATAAAGTGTTTTGTTTTATTTTGATTAATTGAACGAGGCCCTGTTAACCCTCTTTGATCATTGTGGTCATAATTAGGGCTAGCATGTATTTCATGCGCTAGTCCCAGCTTGATCACGCGACAATAGCGACGTAATTTACCTGCTAAGTAAATCGCACTGAATTCACCTATTTGAGCAATTAGTAGCTGTCCATTTTCAAGGCTTGTGCGATATAGATCTTCATTATCACCTAAGATTCCATGTTCATTTAAAATGGCGAGAATGCTTTCATCGTATTCACCTGGGACAATTCCTTGCATAAGGATAGAAAAAGGAGGGTTCCCACCAATTGCAACTTTTCCGTATGTTGAGTTGGCCGCAAAGTCTCTGACTTCTGCAAAGTCTTGGGCAGCTTTCTCTACTGGTATTACGGTTTCAGGTGTGGCCGTAAGGGGAGTTTCTACTTGCTCATATGCTTGTATTTCTGGTGCAGAGAACTCTTCTTGCTGAGGAAGTTCTTCATCAAAGGTGTTTTTGTCTTCTTCTGTTTCAGTTTCTTCTTCGAAAGGAGATAGTGCGATTTCAGCTTCTTCGTTTTCTTGGTCCTCTATTTGGTCCTCTATTTGGTCATCTTTTGCATATTCGACATTTTCGTCTTGATTGTTGTCGAAGTCGTCTTCAAAGTTATTTTCGAAGTTGCTTTCAAAGTCTTCGTTGAAGTCTGTTTGATCTTCTTCTTGATCGTGTTCGTCGTCGGGACCTGACTCATCAAAGGCGTATTCGGCTTCGTCATATGAGTCGTCTTCATTATTGTCATTATAAAATTCTTCTTCTGACTCATAAGTGTCGTCATCCGAATTTTCTTCTGAGTTATTTGAATATTCAAATGGCGCTAACTCGATTTCAGCTTCGTCTTCTTCATTAGAGTCCTCACTGGACTCATCGAGATCAGCAAGCAGCTTGTCGAGCTCATCATCACCTTGATGAAGAAACTCGGACAAGTCCTCAATACGTGTTAAATCGTTCTTGTTATCGCCATCTGACATATTAGTTATGATCCATGACAGTGTTTAAACTTCTTTCCTGAACCACATGGACAGGCGTCATTACGCCCTACCTTTACTTGTCCGCGCGAGCGAGGTGATTGTGCTGGCTCATCACGTCCTTCTTCTTCTGCAATTCTTTTAGCTTTTAGAAGTTCAAGTTGTCTTTGTAGTTCTTCTTCCTGTTGGCGTCTTAGTTCTTCAATCTCTTCTTGAGTATAAAGGCGAACTGTAAACATATTACGAACAACACTTGCTTTTACATCAATACGCATCTGTTCGAATAGGTTGAAAGCTTCTCGCTTATACTCTGTAAGAGGGTCTTTTTGTGCATAGGCCTTTAGATTGATCCCTTCTTTTAGGTGATCCATATTTCTTAAGTGATCTTTCCAGTGCTGGTCAAAAGTAGAAAGTAAAATTTCTCTTAGAGCAAGAGTAACTTGTCTTTCATCGTAACCAGCAAGCTTTGTTTCAAGGATTTCTTTTGCTCTTTCTTCAAAGTACTTACTTACATTTCCTTCGAATTTCTCAGAACATTCAACTGCATTTACTTCATAATCTGTGTTGAAAGTTGCACAGAATCCTGATTTCATATCTTCCCAAGGAAGGTCCTCAAGAGGAACTTTCTTTTGTGGACGATATGTTTCATGAAGGCTATCTGCAACATCCTCTGTCATCTCTTTAACAAATCCCAGGTTGTCTTCATCCGAAAGAATATCGCGACGGATGCGGTAGATAACGCGACGTTGTTCGTTCATAACATTATCAAAGTCAAGAAGGTGCTTTCTGATTTCAAAGTTATGTGTTTCAACTTTCTTTTGAGCTTTAGCGATGGCATTAGTAATCATCTTGTGCTCAATTGGCTCATCTTCTTCCATTCCAAGAGTGTTCATCACTTTAGC
Coding sequences within it:
- a CDS encoding glycerol-3-phosphate dehydrogenase/oxidase, yielding MISNLSDTKDFYSTIIIGGGIVGAGVFRDLSLHDIDTLLVDKKDFASQTSSKSSKMLHGGIRYLENFDFPLVWEALHEKNLWLRLAPHLCFEEKFYLPIYSDSIRPKWMIRIGLFLYDLLSSFQNSPYEMKSKIETIETNADLKEDDLKGSGVYHDAVVHDGRLTIEVLRDAAFNPKCHALNHVALEDYEFQTDGRIRVVLNDEIEGIKKEVYCNDIIFATGPFTDKVLAKAKQIRWHPQLLPSRGSHIWISKERLKIKSAILLTPNDGRVIFVIPQADKILVGTTEAKVEEDYFDLKPTQEEIEYLLANLNQYFPKAKIEESDIISSFAGIRPLVKDDSTAALGKTARVHKYFQPLKNCHVLIGGKYTTFRTMAQDVAKVIVHKHKKPYIQDKTLAEFRFKMRYNPFKQKGFTAKQEAEVRKYEFVRCEEDFNRRY